The Mercurialis annua linkage group LG2, ddMerAnnu1.2, whole genome shotgun sequence genome contains a region encoding:
- the LOC126667968 gene encoding uncharacterized protein LOC126667968, translated as MHNTRRANLPLEPFQDNLGGFERSVRRENHRPDIMENENEDYEEGERFNPQVEGAEQHYPPPPPLENVNRQRHQERPRDDRPHLHPQVHNQPRQTLGEFFLPNVDNATFGCFAMPVQAATFEIKPSTIQLLENRCAFYGLSQEDPNAHIAKFLGVLNTFKLHGITADQIKLRMFPFSLRDKASLWLHSLPNESIHNWRELAQAFLNKYFPHGKTTKLTKDILEFIQFEGESLYEAWERFKDLQRSVPHHRLNKEHVIQIFYDGTTITTRATIDAASGGSLMQKTYEEALELVEKLAIVSSTWGPIDRRAPSTQKSVMTLDQVREMESIKATNASLQAQVDALKKQVAPRNAPVAYVQVGCEHCGDYNHSSGECYATGKAWSEQVNYVGGQGQANDPYSNTYNPGWRNHPNFGWRNQEGQGNAQASNQAGPSFQGGNRPQYQQQPQGQYHNNQHQGNNYGGRPQNPPGFQQPRNTDEGNMLTKLMEKFEKMEVENRQLHNENRQREKNQASTIHHLETQISQMALSLQGRPQGGFPSTTENNPREHVKAIKVVELRSGRVLDVEHDKDLEKANGKRPMIVEVEPQVIIDVASSSQELPKSCEEVAIDIDVEEPYVRPPPPPPFVPKVPFPSRLRKAPDNEKFHKFLEIFKKLQISMSLGDALREMPQYAKFLKDIIMNKRSWEQGGTIPLTESCSSIIQSNLPTKLQDTGSFTIPCLIGTSTSLNCLCDLGASINLMPLCLFRKICGNQPIKQTSMMLQLADHSLKRPHGVAEDVLVKVGKFIFPVDFVVLDYAVDKDCPMIPGRPFLNTGRALVDVNGGKITLRMNDESMVFDIKHGKSKCEEEKCMKIDTIEPTLHVPMKEVPMKEPEVVCAKIKTTPHVKPRKGKPRRWASWKLKLNGIATTSKRQICTEVATLGEYVQVRTSQAHSQAGKLISKWSGPFKTRRKLDNDLIELEGANGDVFKVLGEWCKPYPRVLIDESREQVALFDPP; from the coding sequence atgcacaatacacgaagggctaatcttccactagaaccgtttcaagacAATCTCGGGGGCTTTGAAAGAAGTGTGAGGCGGGAAAATCATAGACCCGATATCATGGAAAATGAGAATGAAGATTATGAGGAAGGTGAGCGGTTCAATCCTCAAGTGGAAGGAGCGGAACAACATTATCCGCCTCCTCCCCCACTTGAGAATGTGAATCGCCAAAGGCATCAAGAACGCCCAAGGGATGATCGACCCCACTTGCATCCACAAGTGCACAATCAACCaagacaaactttgggcgaGTTCTTTTTGCCGAATGTGGATAATGCCACGTTTGGATGCTTtgcaatgccggttcaagcggcaaccTTTGAGATCAAGCCAAGTACGATACAACTTTTAGAGAACCGTTGTGCGTTTTACGGGTTGAGTCAAGAGGATCCCAATGCGCACATCGCCAAATTCTTGGGTGTACTCAATacgttcaagcttcatgggataaccgcGGATCAAATCAAGTTGAGAATGTTCCCCTTTTCTTTAAGGGATAAGGCTAGCTTATGGCTTCACTCTCTACCCAACGAATCCATCCACAATTGGAGGGAGTTGGCTCAAGCGTTTCTCaacaaatatttccctcatggcaAGACTACAAAGTTGACCAAGGATATTCTTGAGTTTATTCAATTTGAAGGGGAGTCACTTTATGAGGCATGGGAGCGTTTCAAGGATTTACAAAGGAGTGTCCCCCATCATCGGCTCAATAAAGAGCATGTGATCCAAATCTTCTATGATGGGACGACTATTACAACTAGAGCAACAATTGATGCGGCTTCGGGCGGATCACTAATGCAAAAGACGTATGAAGAGGCGCTAGAATTGGTGGAAAAGTTGGCGATAGTTAGTAGCACTTGGGGCCCTATTGATAGAAGAGCGCCATCTACTCAAAAGTCGGTAatgactcttgatcaagtgAGGGAAATGGAGTCCATAAAAGCAACTAATGCTTCTCTACAAGCACAAGTGGATGCCCTCAAGAAACAAGTTGCTCCAAGAAACGCACCGGTCGCCTATGTTCAAGTGGGATGTGAGCATTGTGGGGACTACAACCATAGTAGTGGGGAGTGTTATGCCACGGGGAAAGCTTGGAGTGAGCAAGTGAACTATGTTGGAGGCCAAGGGCAAGCTAATGACCCGTACTCTAATACCtacaaccccggatggaggaatcatcctaacTTTGGATGGAGAAACCAAGAAGGtcaaggcaatgctcaagcCTCCAACCAAGCGGGTCCTAGTTTTCAAGGAGGAAATAGACCTCAATATCAACAACAACCACAAGGTCAATACCACAACAACCAACACCAAGGGAACAATTATGGTGGTAGACCACAAAACCCTCCCGGTTTCCAACAACCAAGGAACACGGATGAGGGAAACATGCTTACCAAATTGATGGAGAAATTTGAAAAGATGGAGGTTGAAAATAGGCAACTTCACAATGAAAATAggcaaagggagaagaaccaagcttccaccATCCATCACTTAGAGACCCAAATCTCGCAAATGGCACTTTCGCTTCAAGGTAGACCTCAAGGGGGATTTCCCTCTACTACGGAAAACAATCCTAGAGAGCATGTGAAAGCCATCAAAGTTGTGGAACTTCGAAGCGGTAGAGTCCTTGATGTTGAACATGATAAGGATCTTGAAAAAGCTAATGGCAAGAGGCCAATGATTGTGGAGGTTGAGCCTCAAGTGATAATAGATGTTGCAAGCTCTAGTCAAGAGCTACCAAAGTCGTGTGAGGAGGTGGCTATTGATATTGATGTTGAAGAACCATATGTGaggccaccaccaccaccaccttttGTGCCTAAAGTaccattcccaagccggttgaGAAAGGCTCCGGATAATGAAAAGTTTCATAAGTTTCTTGAAATATTCAAGAAACTTCAAATAAGCATGAGCCTAGGGGATGCCTTGCGAGAGATGCCCCAATACGCTaagttcttgaaagacataattatgaacaagcgaaGTTGGGAACAAGGCGGAACAATTCCTCTAACGGAAAGTTGTAGTTCTATTATCCAAAGCAATCTACCGACCAAGCTACAAGATACAGGGAGTTTCACGATTCCTTGCTTAATTGGCACTTCTACTTCTCTTAATTGTCTTTGCGATTTAGGTGCAAGTATAAATCTAATGCCGTTGTGTCTTTTCAGGAAAATATGTGGAAACCAACCGATAAAACAAACTTCCATGATGCTCCAATTGGCCGACCATTCGCTCAAGAGACCGCACGGGGTTGCGGAAGACGTGCTAGTAAAAGTGGGCaagttcatctttccggtggacttTGTTGTGCTTGATTATGCGGTCGACAAAGATTGCCCCATGATTCCCGGGCGTCCTTTTTTGAATACGGGGAGAGCATTGGTTGATGTTAATGGGGGGAAGATAACATTAAGAATGAATGATGAGAGCATGGTGTTTGACATCAAGCATGGCAAAAGCAAGTGTGAGGAGGAGAAATGCATGAAGATTGATACTATTGAGCCCACATTGCATGTGCCTATGAAGGAGGTTCCTATGAAAGAACCCGAGGTTGTGTGTGCAAAAATCAAGACAACACCTCATGTCAAGCCACGCAAGGGAAAACCAAGACGTTGGGCATCATGGAAGTTGAAGCTCAACGGGATAGCAACCACAAGCAAGAGACAAATATGCACGGAAGTTGCTACTCTTGGTGAGTACGTCCAAGTTCGAACCTCTCAAGCACATTCACAAGCGGGGAAGTTGATTTCTAAGTGGAGCGGGCCGTTTAAAACACGGCGCAAATTGGATAATGATTTGATTGAGTTGGAGGGGGCCAATGGAGATGTTTTTAAGGTGCTTGGAGAATGGTGCAAACCATATCCTAGAGTGTTGATCGATGAAAGTCGCGAGCAAGTCGCTCTTTTTGATCCTCCATGA